A region of Lycium barbarum isolate Lr01 chromosome 3, ASM1917538v2, whole genome shotgun sequence DNA encodes the following proteins:
- the LOC132630036 gene encoding uncharacterized protein LOC132630036 isoform X4, protein MFRKCCQKGGSRGRPPCTQGGSAKRETNLRVKARREKQTSENRCSESAAKRVAQEQDHHEDVTIKDAHRYTLKSKFIEYWVPVKLSNEQIEQYCLCLVSNSAWLRSCLKNDMPSSPHDILVSTRKSCDHPYLEDDGSLHDIVMKGKSVDQQFDAEIKLSGKMELLYNILQEIKQQGQRVLILFRCLGRSGVISVGDILDDIVYRIFGEDSYTRISENFNPRMKEAAFNKFNNKGSGKFAVLMETRACSSSVKLLGIDIVVLFNSDWDPNNDLRYLQKISVYSQLEHIKLLRLYSCFTVEEKALILAKQGLTIDSTIENVKQAACRELLTWGASYLFNMHDCFHVQSSISKRLSEVAALDDVFTEFLGLMSSNCENSDYNSCSKILKVQQNGGTYTSKISLLGELELQRMNDDSYLVRGLLENESPQVFWTNLLCGRVPRWKHLPSPSGGVRRKVRFQGDLYQPSKGEQVSEKEGNKVHLTPVRKLRTKRKLHVQGKRHKLGTSHFSDGNKHKFRRLATDKVQSQVCSTMVDQHPSEISSMQSNQPPDANTSASTHRDQAHQFVPTDLQLEDSNWPIDSSIQQSTGNLPLQQNTSIDAVNGSSMRSRNNHEDQCRPDASPNTPNLSQSPYVQPLQTEMERIQKERGHINKLHEDRKLLLKSEFEKELDLLKKKYDLLHQIAEMDFARKQKELDTIYDKVHVHKLLAEAMTQVEDTADTFDVVGKTITGTGQSSPNRPSSVPAMTASISEPVNSEHPPADPQISSENFPMAAIPSPNAEFPRMEESAVVPRTSARATLQTESSANLPRSGSHVSMTPTPNYQSVILTPSTSFPCQRSIQTLSYAKNPGAGCEQRRPAPHLRPFRPLPTMNSCNSSLLPKNSVHNEDVVGRTIAGTGQSSPNIRSSIPAMIASISEPVNSEHRAADPQISFENFPMAAIPSPNAEFPRVEESAVVPRTSARATLQTESFANLPTSGSHISVTPTLNYQSVILTPSTSFPSQLPIQTLSYAANPGAGCEQRRSAPYLRPFRALPTMNSCNSSLFPNNLVHNEGDETSHWYDQIGF, encoded by the exons ATGTTCAGGAAGTGCTGTCAAAAGGGTGGCTCAAGAGGAAGACCACCATGCACACAG GGTGGTAGTGCAAAGAGGGAAACAAATCTCAG GGTGAAAGCGCGAAGAGAGAAACAAACCTCAG aaAATCGCTGTTCAGAAAGTGCTGCTAAAAGGGTGGCTCAAGAGCAAGATCACCATGAAGATGTAACTATAAAAGATGCACACAG GTACACCTTGAAATCCAAGTTCATTGAATACTGGGTTCCTGTCAAACTCTCGAATGAACAAATTGAGCAATATTGCCTTTGCCTCGTTTCAAATTCAGCATGGCTTCGCTCATGTTTGAAGAATGATATGCCAAGCTCCCCCCATGATATACTTGTATCTACCAGGAAG TCTTGTGATCACCCGTACCTCGAAGATGATGGTTCTCTTCATGACATAGTTATGAAAGGGAAATCTGTAGATCAGCAATTTGATGCTGAAATTAAACTAAGTGGAAAAATGGAACTCCTCTATAATATTCTTCAGGAGATCAAACAGCAAGGACAAAGAGTCCTCATTCTTTTTCGG TGTCTTGGTCGCTCGGGTGTTATATCTGTTGGGGATATCTTGGATGATATTGTTTATCGGATATTTGGTGAGGATTCTTATACGCGCATTAGTGAGAATTTTAATCCTAGAATGAAGGAAGCTGCCTTTAACAAGTTCAACAATAAGGGAAGTGGGAAGTTCGCTGTTTTGATGGAAACCCGTGCTTGTAGTTCCAGTGTCAAGCTTTTGGGAATAGATATTGTTGTTTTGTTTAACAGTGACTGGGACCCAAATAATGATTTAAGATACCTGCAGAAGATCTCAGTATATTCACAGTTGGAGCATATAAAGTTACTCCGTCTATATTCATGTTTTACTGTTGAAGAGAAAGCACTAATTCTTGCAAAGCAAGGTCTGACAATTGACAGTACTATAGAGAATGTAAAACAGGCAGCTTGCCGTGAGCTGCTAACTTGGGGTGCCTCTTATCTTTTCAATATGCATGATTGTTTCCATGTACAATCTTCAATCTCAAAGAGATTATCTGAAGTTGCTGCTTTAGATGATGTCTTCACTGAATTTTTAGGCCTAATGTCTAGTAACTGTGAGAACAGTGATTATAACAGCTGTTCAAAGATATTGAAAGTACAGCAGAATGGAGGGACTTATACAAGTAAAATATCTCTACTTGGTGAACTGGAATTGCAACGAATGAATGATGATTCTTATTTAGTGAGAGGATTGTTGGAGAATGAATCTCCCCAGGTTTTCTGGACAAATCTGCTGTGTGGAAGGGTTCCTAGGTGGAAACACTTGCCGAGTCCATCAGGAGGGGTTCGAAGGAAAGTTAGATTCCAGGGTGATTTGTATCAGCCATCTAAAGGGGAACAAGTTTCTGAAAAAGAGGGAAATAAAGTTCATCTTACTCCAGTGCGCAAGTTAAGGACGAAAAGGAAATTGCATGTTCAGGGAAAGAGACACAAACTTG GGACGTCTCATTTTTCTGATGGTAATAAGCATAAATTCAGGCGTCTTGCTACTGACAAGGTTCAGTCCCAAGTTTGCTCAACCATGGTTGATCAGCATCCAAGCGAAATTAGTTCAATGCAATCGAATCAG CCGCCGGATGCCAATACGTCCGCCTCTACTCACCGTGATCAAGCTCATCAATTTGTGCCCACTGACCTTCAGTTGGAGGATTCGAATTGGCCAATAGATTCTTCTATTCAGCAGTCTACAGGAAATTTGCCACTGCAACAAAACACGAGTATTGATGCAGTAAACGGTTCAAGTATGAGAAGCAGAAACAACCACGAAGATCAATGCCGTCCTGATGCCTCTCCAAATACACCTAATCTGTCTCAATCCCCTTACGTACAGCCACTTCAAACAGAGATGGAGAGGATACAAAAGGAGAGAGGACACATTAATAAATTGCACGAAGATAGG AAATTGTTGCTGAAATCTGAATTTGAGAAAGAACTAGATTTGTTAAAGAAGAAGTATGATTTGCTGCATCAGATTGCTGAAATGGACTTTGCTCGAAAGCAAAAAGAACTTGATACGATCTATGACAAAGTGCATGTGCATAAATTACTAGCTGAAGCTATGACACAAGTAGAAGATACTGCTGATACATTTG ATGTTGTTGGGAAGACTATTACCGGAACTGGACAATCATCACCAAACAGACCAAGTAGTGTCCCAGCAATGACTGCATCCATCTCAGAACCTGTCAACTCAGAGCACCCACCTgctgatcctcaaatatcctctGAGAATTTTCCAATGGCTGCTATTCCATCTCCAAATGCTGAATTTCCTAGAATGGAAGAGTCAGCTGTAGTTCCGCGGACAAGTGCAAGGGCCACTCTGCAAACGGAATCCTCTGCTAATCTGCCAAGAAGTGGTTCACATGTGAGCATGACCCCAACACCAAACTATCAGTCCGTCATCCTTACTCCATCAACTAGCTTTCCATGTCAACGCTCGATTCAAACATTGAGTTATGCAAAGAACCCTGGAGCAGGCTGTGAACAACGGAGACCCGCTCCGCATCTGAGACCATTTAGACCACTGCCAACAATGAATTCTTGCAATTCCAGCCTGTTGCCCAAGAACTCAGTGCACAATGAAG ATGTTGTTGGGAGGACTATTGCCGGAACTGGACAATCATCACCAAACATACGAAGTAGTATCCCGGCAATGATTGCATCCATCTCAGAACCTGTCAACTCAGAGCACCGAGCTgctgatcctcaaatatcctttgAGAATTTTCCAATGGCTGCCATTCCATCTCCGAATGCTGAATTTCCTAGAGTGGAAGAGTCAGCTGTAGTTCCGCGGACAAGTGCAAGGGCCACTCTGCAAACGGAATCCTTTGCTAATCTGCCAACAAGTGGCTCACATATCAGTGTGACCCCAACTCTAAACTATCAGTCCGTCATCCTTACACCATCAACAAGCTTTCCAAGCCAACTCCCTATTCAAACTTTGAGTTATGCGGCGAACCCTGGAGCAGGCTGTGAACAACGGAGATCAGCTCCTTATCTGAGACCTTTTAGAGCACTGCCAACAATGAATTCTTGCAATTCCAGCCTGTTTCCCAACAACTTAGTGCACAATGAAGGTGATGAAACTTCTCATTGGTATGACCAAATAGGATTTTGA
- the LOC132630036 gene encoding uncharacterized protein LOC132630036 isoform X5, whose protein sequence is MHTENAVKRVAQEEDHHEQVAIKDANRVKARREKQTSENRCSESAAKRVAQEQDHHEDVTIKDAHRYTLKSKFIEYWVPVKLSNEQIEQYCLCLVSNSAWLRSCLKNDMPSSPHDILVSTRKSCDHPYLEDDGSLHDIVMKGKSVDQQFDAEIKLSGKMELLYNILQEIKQQGQRVLILFRCLGRSGVISVGDILDDIVYRIFGEDSYTRISENFNPRMKEAAFNKFNNKGSGKFAVLMETRACSSSVKLLGIDIVVLFNSDWDPNNDLRYLQKISVYSQLEHIKLLRLYSCFTVEEKALILAKQGLTIDSTIENVKQAACRELLTWGASYLFNMHDCFHVQSSISKRLSEVAALDDVFTEFLGLMSSNCENSDYNSCSKILKVQQNGGTYTSKISLLGELELQRMNDDSYLVRGLLENESPQVFWTNLLCGRVPRWKHLPSPSGGVRRKVRFQGDLYQPSKGEQVSEKEGNKVHLTPVRKLRTKRKLHVQGKRHKLGTSHFSDGNKHKFRRLATDKVQSQVCSTMVDQHPSEISSMQSNQPPDANTSASTHRDQAHQFVPTDLQLEDSNWPIDSSIQQSTGNLPLQQNTSIDAVNGSSMRSRNNHEDQCRPDASPNTPNLSQSPYVQPLQTEMERIQKERGHINKLHEDRKLLLKSEFEKELDLLKKKYDLLHQIAEMDFARKQKELDTIYDKVHVHKLLAEAMTQVEDTADTFDVVGKTITGTGQSSPNRPSSVPAMTASISEPVNSEHPPADPQISSENFPMAAIPSPNAEFPRMEESAVVPRTSARATLQTESSANLPRSGSHVSMTPTPNYQSVILTPSTSFPCQRSIQTLSYAKNPGAGCEQRRPAPHLRPFRPLPTMNSCNSSLLPKNSVHNEDVVGRTIAGTGQSSPNIRSSIPAMIASISEPVNSEHRAADPQISFENFPMAAIPSPNAEFPRVEESAVVPRTSARATLQTESFANLPTSGSHISVTPTLNYQSVILTPSTSFPSQLPIQTLSYAANPGAGCEQRRSAPYLRPFRALPTMNSCNSSLFPNNLVHNEGDETSHWYDQIGF, encoded by the exons ATGCACACAG AAAATGCTGTCAAAAGGGTGGCTCAAGAGGAAGACCACCATGAACAAGTAGCCATAAAAGATGCAAACAG GGTGAAAGCGCGAAGAGAGAAACAAACCTCAG aaAATCGCTGTTCAGAAAGTGCTGCTAAAAGGGTGGCTCAAGAGCAAGATCACCATGAAGATGTAACTATAAAAGATGCACACAG GTACACCTTGAAATCCAAGTTCATTGAATACTGGGTTCCTGTCAAACTCTCGAATGAACAAATTGAGCAATATTGCCTTTGCCTCGTTTCAAATTCAGCATGGCTTCGCTCATGTTTGAAGAATGATATGCCAAGCTCCCCCCATGATATACTTGTATCTACCAGGAAG TCTTGTGATCACCCGTACCTCGAAGATGATGGTTCTCTTCATGACATAGTTATGAAAGGGAAATCTGTAGATCAGCAATTTGATGCTGAAATTAAACTAAGTGGAAAAATGGAACTCCTCTATAATATTCTTCAGGAGATCAAACAGCAAGGACAAAGAGTCCTCATTCTTTTTCGG TGTCTTGGTCGCTCGGGTGTTATATCTGTTGGGGATATCTTGGATGATATTGTTTATCGGATATTTGGTGAGGATTCTTATACGCGCATTAGTGAGAATTTTAATCCTAGAATGAAGGAAGCTGCCTTTAACAAGTTCAACAATAAGGGAAGTGGGAAGTTCGCTGTTTTGATGGAAACCCGTGCTTGTAGTTCCAGTGTCAAGCTTTTGGGAATAGATATTGTTGTTTTGTTTAACAGTGACTGGGACCCAAATAATGATTTAAGATACCTGCAGAAGATCTCAGTATATTCACAGTTGGAGCATATAAAGTTACTCCGTCTATATTCATGTTTTACTGTTGAAGAGAAAGCACTAATTCTTGCAAAGCAAGGTCTGACAATTGACAGTACTATAGAGAATGTAAAACAGGCAGCTTGCCGTGAGCTGCTAACTTGGGGTGCCTCTTATCTTTTCAATATGCATGATTGTTTCCATGTACAATCTTCAATCTCAAAGAGATTATCTGAAGTTGCTGCTTTAGATGATGTCTTCACTGAATTTTTAGGCCTAATGTCTAGTAACTGTGAGAACAGTGATTATAACAGCTGTTCAAAGATATTGAAAGTACAGCAGAATGGAGGGACTTATACAAGTAAAATATCTCTACTTGGTGAACTGGAATTGCAACGAATGAATGATGATTCTTATTTAGTGAGAGGATTGTTGGAGAATGAATCTCCCCAGGTTTTCTGGACAAATCTGCTGTGTGGAAGGGTTCCTAGGTGGAAACACTTGCCGAGTCCATCAGGAGGGGTTCGAAGGAAAGTTAGATTCCAGGGTGATTTGTATCAGCCATCTAAAGGGGAACAAGTTTCTGAAAAAGAGGGAAATAAAGTTCATCTTACTCCAGTGCGCAAGTTAAGGACGAAAAGGAAATTGCATGTTCAGGGAAAGAGACACAAACTTG GGACGTCTCATTTTTCTGATGGTAATAAGCATAAATTCAGGCGTCTTGCTACTGACAAGGTTCAGTCCCAAGTTTGCTCAACCATGGTTGATCAGCATCCAAGCGAAATTAGTTCAATGCAATCGAATCAG CCGCCGGATGCCAATACGTCCGCCTCTACTCACCGTGATCAAGCTCATCAATTTGTGCCCACTGACCTTCAGTTGGAGGATTCGAATTGGCCAATAGATTCTTCTATTCAGCAGTCTACAGGAAATTTGCCACTGCAACAAAACACGAGTATTGATGCAGTAAACGGTTCAAGTATGAGAAGCAGAAACAACCACGAAGATCAATGCCGTCCTGATGCCTCTCCAAATACACCTAATCTGTCTCAATCCCCTTACGTACAGCCACTTCAAACAGAGATGGAGAGGATACAAAAGGAGAGAGGACACATTAATAAATTGCACGAAGATAGG AAATTGTTGCTGAAATCTGAATTTGAGAAAGAACTAGATTTGTTAAAGAAGAAGTATGATTTGCTGCATCAGATTGCTGAAATGGACTTTGCTCGAAAGCAAAAAGAACTTGATACGATCTATGACAAAGTGCATGTGCATAAATTACTAGCTGAAGCTATGACACAAGTAGAAGATACTGCTGATACATTTG ATGTTGTTGGGAAGACTATTACCGGAACTGGACAATCATCACCAAACAGACCAAGTAGTGTCCCAGCAATGACTGCATCCATCTCAGAACCTGTCAACTCAGAGCACCCACCTgctgatcctcaaatatcctctGAGAATTTTCCAATGGCTGCTATTCCATCTCCAAATGCTGAATTTCCTAGAATGGAAGAGTCAGCTGTAGTTCCGCGGACAAGTGCAAGGGCCACTCTGCAAACGGAATCCTCTGCTAATCTGCCAAGAAGTGGTTCACATGTGAGCATGACCCCAACACCAAACTATCAGTCCGTCATCCTTACTCCATCAACTAGCTTTCCATGTCAACGCTCGATTCAAACATTGAGTTATGCAAAGAACCCTGGAGCAGGCTGTGAACAACGGAGACCCGCTCCGCATCTGAGACCATTTAGACCACTGCCAACAATGAATTCTTGCAATTCCAGCCTGTTGCCCAAGAACTCAGTGCACAATGAAG ATGTTGTTGGGAGGACTATTGCCGGAACTGGACAATCATCACCAAACATACGAAGTAGTATCCCGGCAATGATTGCATCCATCTCAGAACCTGTCAACTCAGAGCACCGAGCTgctgatcctcaaatatcctttgAGAATTTTCCAATGGCTGCCATTCCATCTCCGAATGCTGAATTTCCTAGAGTGGAAGAGTCAGCTGTAGTTCCGCGGACAAGTGCAAGGGCCACTCTGCAAACGGAATCCTTTGCTAATCTGCCAACAAGTGGCTCACATATCAGTGTGACCCCAACTCTAAACTATCAGTCCGTCATCCTTACACCATCAACAAGCTTTCCAAGCCAACTCCCTATTCAAACTTTGAGTTATGCGGCGAACCCTGGAGCAGGCTGTGAACAACGGAGATCAGCTCCTTATCTGAGACCTTTTAGAGCACTGCCAACAATGAATTCTTGCAATTCCAGCCTGTTTCCCAACAACTTAGTGCACAATGAAGGTGATGAAACTTCTCATTGGTATGACCAAATAGGATTTTGA